From the genome of Bombus huntii isolate Logan2020A chromosome 14, iyBomHunt1.1, whole genome shotgun sequence, one region includes:
- the LOC126873407 gene encoding intraflagellar transport protein 56 → MVINKFPYLLATILSRAKPAASEGVRKSASDKRTPKLEEFLEKRDYTGALTLLEFNNASETTVNSELWMGYCAFHLGDYKRASKIYENLKRKDQAPADTSTNLACCYFYLGMYPESQQILEDAPHSKLKNRLLFHLAHKMGNEAKLMEYHHMLEDMIEDQLSLASIHYLRAHYQEAIDVYKKILLENRDYFALNVYVALCYYKLDYYDVAQEVLQVYLQKYPDSAIAINLKACNHFRLYNGNAAQNEMKQLIDKMSNSLSFSHDLIRHNTVVRNVRKYSNHFIHHNTIVFKGGEGALQILPNLVDVIPEARLNLVIYYLRQDNVQEAFELIKDLEPAVPQEYILKGIVNAVMGQETNSRDNVKTAQQYFQLVGSSASECDTIPGRQCMASCFFLYRQFEEVLVYLNSIKTYFSNEDNFNFNYAQAQAAAGYFKEAEEAFLNIRNEKYKNDYIYISLLAHCYIMNKKPQLAWDLYLKMDTTTESFNLLQLIANDCYKVGEFWYAAKAFDMLERMDPSPENWEGKRGACCGTFQYIVAERQPKELLPEVVQVLKNTSNSQVEQIIRVMRKWGKDNRINC, encoded by the exons ATGGTAATCAATAAATTTCCGTATCTATTAGCAACG ATACTATCAAGAGCGAAGCCAGCTGCTTCTGAAGGAGTGAGAAAGTCCGCATCAGACAAAAGAACACCAAAATTAGAGGAATTTTTGGAGAAGCGCGATTACACCGGCGCTTTGACACTTTTGGAGTTCAACAATGCCTCAGAAACTACTGTAAATTCCGAATTATGGATGGGCTACTGCGCTTTTCACTTAGGAGACTACAAACGTGCATCAAAAATTTACGAGaatttaaaaaggaaagatcaAGCACCGGCGGATACGTCGACGAACTTAGCATGTTGTTATTTCTACCTTGGCATGTACCCTGAGTCTCAACAAATTCTCGAAGATGCTCCACACAGTAAATTGAAGAACAGATTGTTGTTTCACTTAGCGCACAAGATGGGAAATGAAGCTAAATTGATGGAATACCATCATATGTTGGAGGATATGATCGAAGATCAACTTAGTTTGGCTTCTATTCATTACTTACGGGCTCATTATCAAGAGGCTATCGATGTTTATAAAAAGATCCTACTGGAGAACAG AGATTACTTCGCGCTAAATGTATACGTTGCCTTGTGCTACTACAAATTGGATTACTATGATGTGGCGCAAGAAGTTCTTCAGGTTTATCTACAAAAGTATCCTGATAGTGCGATCGCCATAAACTTAAAAGCCTGCAATCATTTCCGCCTGTACAATGGTAACGCCGCGCAAAATGAGATGAAGCAGCTGATAGATAAGATGTCCAACTCTCTCAGCTTCAGTCACGATCTCATACGTCACAACACAGTCGTACGTAACgttagaaaatattcgaacCATTTTATACATCACAATACAATC GTATTTAAGGGCGGAGAAGGTGCGTTGCAAATTTTGCCGAATTTAGTGGACGTTATACCGGAAGCCAGACTGAATCTGGTAATTTATTACTTGAGACAAGACAACGTGCAAGAAGCGTTCGAATTAATCAAAGATCTTGAACCAGCTGTCCCACAGGAGTACATCTTGAAAGGGATAGTCAACGCGGTAATGGGTCAGGAAACGAATTCC CGCGATAACGTAAAGACGGCGCAACAATACTTTCAATTAGTGGGCTCTTCGGCGTCAGAATGCGATACCATACCTGGCAGACAATGCATGGCCTCCTGTTTCTTCCTCTATCGTCAGTTCGAGGAAGTCCTGGTGTATTTGAATTCGATAAAAACTTACTTCTCCAACGAAgacaacttcaacttcaattACGCTCAGGCACAGGCCGCGGCGGGTTATTTCAAAGAGGCGGAAGAGGCGTTTTTAAACATAAGAAATGAGAAATACAAGAATGATTACATTTATATCAGCCTATTGGCGCACTGCT ACATAATGAACAAGAAACCTCAGTTAGCCTGGGACTTGTATCTAAAAATGGACACGACGACGGAGTCGTTTAATTTGCTTCAATTGATCGCGAATGATTGTTACAAAGTCGGTGAATTTTGGTATGCGGCAAAAGCGTTCGACATGTTGGAACGAATGGATCCAAGTCCAGAAAATTGGGAAGGGAAACGTGGTGCTTGTTGCGGCACTTTTCAATATATTGTAGCTGAAAGGCAACCAAA AGAGCTCTTACCTGAGGTCGTACAGGTTTTGAAGAATACCTCGAACTCACAAGTGGAACAGATCATTCGAGTGATGCGTAAATGGGGTAAAGATAACAGAATTAATTGTTGA
- the LOC126873118 gene encoding cytosolic Fe-S cluster assembly factor NUBP2 homolog: protein MLEGVKHVLLVLSGKGGVGKSTISTQLALALKESGFRVGLLDVDLCGPSVPYLLNLEGRDVHQSSDGWIPVFADKEQKLAVMSIGFLLKNQDESIVWRGPKKTGMIKQFLTDVVWQDIDYLIIDTPPGTSDEHITVMENLRNVKCDGALIVTTPQAVAVDDVLREITFCRKTGIHIFGIIENMSGFVCPSCSECTNIFSAGGGIALSKMVNVPFLAKVPIDPQVGKLAATGQSVLVTLPDSQVAQVFRKLVEELTQSKEA, encoded by the exons ATGTTGGAAGGTGTCAAACATGTTTTATTAGTGCTTTCTGGTAAAGGTGGTGTTGGAAAATCAACAATCAGCACACAATTGGCACTTGCGCTCAAAGAGTCGGGTTTTCGA GTTGGTTTGTTAGACGTTGATCTCTGCGGACCTAGTGTGCCTTATCTGTTGAATTTGGAAGGCAGAGATGTTCATCAATCATCCGATGg aTGGATACCAGTATTTGCAGATAAAGAGCAAAAACTGGCTGTCATGTCGATaggatttttattaaaaaatcaagaTGAGAGTATTGTTTGGAGAGGTCCAAAAAAAACTGGAatgattaaacaatttttgaCTGATGTTGTTTGGCAAGATattgattatttaattattgatACACCACCAGGAACTTCGGATGAACATATTACAGTGATGGAAAACTTAAG AAATGTGAAATGCGATGGTGCATTGATAGTAACCACCCCACAAGCAGTTGCAGTAGATGATGTTTTACGAGAAATAACATTTTGTAGGAAAACTGGAATCCATATATTTGGgattattgaaaatatgaGTGGCTTTGTCTGTCCATCATGTTCA GaatgtacaaatatattttccgCGGGTGGAGGAATAGCTCTTTCAAAAATGGTGAATGTTCCATTCTTAGCAAAAGTGCCTATAGATCCACAAGTTGGGAAATTAGCAGCAACTGGCCAAAGTGTTCTGGTAACATTACCTGATAGCCAGGTAGCGCAAGTATTCCGAAAACTAGTCGAAGAACTTACTCAGAGCAAGGAGGCATGA